From a region of the Fischerella sp. JS2 genome:
- the acs gene encoding acetate--CoA ligase, whose translation MSQPTIESILQEKRLFPPTPEFSQNAHIKSLQEYQQLYEKAKANPEQFWAELAEQELNWFAKWDKVLDWQPPFAKWFVNGKINISYNCLDRHLTTWRKNKAAIIWEGEPGDSRTLTYAQLHREVCQFANVLKQLGVKKGDRVGIYMPMIPEAAIAMLACARIGAPHSVVFGGFSAEALRDRLIDAQAKLVITADGGWRKDAIVPLKEQVDKALADGAVCTVQNVLVVGRTNQKTNMEPGRDHWWHDLQKGVSADCPAEEMDSEDMLFILYTSGSTGKPKGVVHTTAGYNLYTHMTTKWIFDLQDTDVYWCTADVGWITGHSYIVYGPLSNGATTVMYEGAPRASNPGCMWDIIEKYGVTIFYTAPTAIRAFIKMGEHLPKARNLSSLRLLGTVGEPINPEAWMWYHRVIGGERCPIVDTWWQTETGGIMITPLPGAIPTKPGSATRPFPGILADVVDLEGNCVGDNEGGYLAVRYPWPGMMRTVYGDPERFRRTYWEHIPPKDGQYIYFAGDGARRDEDGYFWVMGRVDDVINVSGHRLGTMEIESALVSHPAVAEAAVVGKPDELKGEEIVAFVTLEGGNHPNEVLSKELKQHVVSEIGAIARPGEIRFTDALPKTRSGKIMRRLLRNLAAGQEVSGDTSTLEDRSVLDKLREGA comes from the coding sequence ATGTCTCAACCAACAATAGAATCAATCCTCCAAGAAAAACGTCTATTTCCCCCAACTCCAGAATTCTCCCAAAACGCCCATATTAAAAGCTTGCAAGAATACCAGCAGCTTTACGAAAAAGCCAAAGCCAATCCCGAACAATTCTGGGCAGAATTGGCAGAACAAGAATTAAACTGGTTTGCTAAGTGGGACAAAGTTTTAGACTGGCAACCACCGTTTGCCAAGTGGTTCGTTAACGGCAAAATTAATATTTCTTACAACTGTCTTGATAGACACCTGACTACTTGGCGCAAAAATAAAGCCGCAATTATTTGGGAAGGAGAACCAGGAGACTCACGCACTCTCACCTACGCCCAACTACATCGGGAAGTTTGTCAATTTGCCAATGTACTCAAACAACTGGGAGTCAAAAAAGGCGATCGCGTTGGGATTTATATGCCCATGATCCCGGAAGCAGCGATCGCGATGTTAGCCTGTGCCAGAATCGGCGCACCCCACAGTGTTGTATTTGGTGGTTTTAGTGCCGAAGCTTTACGAGATAGATTAATTGATGCCCAAGCCAAATTAGTCATTACTGCTGATGGTGGTTGGCGTAAAGATGCGATCGTTCCCCTCAAGGAACAAGTAGATAAAGCTTTGGCAGATGGTGCTGTCTGCACCGTCCAAAACGTCCTAGTTGTCGGTCGTACCAATCAAAAAACTAACATGGAACCAGGACGCGACCATTGGTGGCATGATTTGCAAAAGGGTGTAAGCGCAGATTGTCCCGCCGAAGAGATGGACAGTGAAGATATGCTGTTTATTCTCTACACTTCTGGTAGTACCGGCAAACCCAAAGGTGTTGTGCATACAACTGCTGGATACAACCTGTATACTCATATGACCACCAAATGGATTTTTGATCTGCAAGATACGGATGTGTACTGGTGTACAGCCGATGTCGGTTGGATTACAGGACACAGTTACATTGTTTATGGGCCGCTTTCCAACGGTGCAACAACGGTAATGTATGAAGGAGCGCCCCGTGCTTCTAATCCAGGTTGTATGTGGGACATTATTGAAAAGTATGGCGTGACAATTTTTTATACTGCACCCACAGCGATTCGTGCCTTTATCAAAATGGGTGAACATTTACCTAAAGCCCGGAATTTGTCTTCTCTGCGTTTGCTGGGAACTGTGGGTGAACCGATCAACCCGGAAGCCTGGATGTGGTATCACAGGGTAATTGGTGGTGAACGCTGCCCGATTGTCGACACGTGGTGGCAAACTGAAACTGGTGGAATCATGATCACACCACTTCCAGGGGCTATTCCTACCAAACCCGGTTCTGCAACTCGTCCTTTCCCTGGCATTCTTGCTGATGTTGTGGATTTGGAAGGTAATTGTGTTGGCGACAACGAAGGCGGTTATTTGGCAGTTCGCTATCCCTGGCCTGGGATGATGCGGACAGTATACGGCGATCCGGAACGCTTCCGGCGTACTTATTGGGAACATATTCCCCCGAAAGATGGGCAGTATATTTATTTTGCTGGTGATGGTGCTAGACGAGATGAAGACGGTTATTTCTGGGTAATGGGTCGGGTTGATGATGTGATTAATGTATCAGGGCATCGTCTGGGGACTATGGAAATCGAATCAGCCTTAGTTTCCCATCCTGCGGTGGCTGAAGCGGCGGTGGTAGGTAAACCAGATGAACTCAAAGGTGAAGAGATAGTTGCTTTTGTAACTTTAGAGGGTGGTAATCATCCAAATGAAGTACTCAGTAAAGAACTAAAACAGCACGTCGTCAGTGAAATTGGTGCGATCGCTCGTCCTGGAGAAATTCGTTTTACCGATGCTTTGCCTAAAACCCGATCTGGTAAGATTATGCGACGGCTGTTACGGAATCTCGCCGCCGGACAGGAAGTGTCAGGTGATACTTCT
- a CDS encoding Nif11-like leader peptide family natural product precursor, with amino-acid sequence MSQKHAAQLFKAVKQDQVLKERLKAASDPEGFIKIAQERGYHFTIEELETELSKLSSEELAAIVNPGVAPRLHIYPR; translated from the coding sequence ATGTCACAAAAACATGCAGCCCAACTTTTCAAAGCAGTTAAACAAGATCAAGTCTTAAAAGAAAGACTCAAAGCAGCATCTGATCCAGAAGGCTTTATTAAGATTGCTCAAGAGCGTGGCTATCACTTCACAATCGAAGAATTAGAAACTGAACTGAGCAAACTATCTTCTGAAGAACTAGCAGCTATTGTCAATCCAGGCGTAGCGCCTAGACTCCATATTTATCCAAGGTAA
- a CDS encoding alpha/beta hydrolase — protein sequence MQILQFFNRQKHANFTFVFSQILALGVSASVLLHSTNVNAAEQVVLKYGKFQGVVSVKELNQFVETGKTTPVLQAYLQAAQQNPSVARKALTAGIKADRAFLNSLLSSWAGPILVSQIGEVIHPPEKQLDEQGLRTALSTSINQSGEVTLLGAIRNYPGASVEIEGDRLIEVYQRLSQFAKSF from the coding sequence ATGCAGATTTTGCAATTTTTCAACCGACAAAAACATGCAAACTTTACCTTTGTATTTAGTCAGATATTAGCTTTAGGAGTAAGTGCTAGTGTTTTACTCCACAGCACCAATGTTAATGCTGCTGAACAAGTTGTTTTAAAGTATGGTAAGTTCCAAGGGGTAGTTTCTGTGAAAGAATTAAATCAGTTTGTGGAAACTGGCAAGACTACACCCGTACTCCAAGCTTATTTACAAGCAGCTCAACAAAACCCTTCCGTTGCTCGCAAAGCACTCACAGCAGGAATCAAAGCTGATCGTGCCTTTTTAAATTCCTTGCTGTCTAGCTGGGCGGGGCCAATCTTGGTTAGCCAAATTGGTGAAGTGATTCATCCTCCGGAAAAACAATTAGATGAACAGGGGCTACGGACAGCTTTGAGTACATCTATTAATCAAAGTGGTGAAGTCACTCTATTAGGAGCAATTCGCAATTATCCAGGCGCTTCTGTTGAAATTGAGGGAGATCGTCTCATCGAAGTTTATCAACGACTAAGCCAATTTGCGAAAAGTTTTTAA